From Astyanax mexicanus isolate ESR-SI-001 chromosome 13, AstMex3_surface, whole genome shotgun sequence, the proteins below share one genomic window:
- the atp6ap1b gene encoding V-type proton ATPase subunit S1b isoform X2 — MTEEGAVSCGSVRALKMDFITLLFIIISLSACSAQVPVVLWSSEGHSLSALSAPAAGEIVSGGKLASYLKSALKTSPHTVVLFLQDQLSIDDFTVYGGVFGNKQDSVFKNVEVTLEASSHLVVPAVAWSAAGSVQELFQEVLGVAGLHVDSAELAQLQLSSSQPSLLVLSLPYASGPESKEFLRKNDETIGDALTLLKAQKVPYTAVYTGLRPSHVTEEAHMAEGFGGRSLLQTPEPAVKEPVMFNSTGGPCILFWADALNVSFEKGAFFDLAPLTFNKSVTLDGSFCNESTSRLVFNYKDVMGYPTFQLIFSMSKIFFPVSARNWMVMEHVELNYNGQRALFNASRGVYTPAEYSFHCQRVSSVESPLLVPNSTLDNATKWTIMFTNFQIQSFNVTQNFAYASDCASFFTPGIWMGLLTTLLMLLILTYGLHMIMQVRTMDRFDDPKGPAISVPQNE; from the exons ATGACGGAAGAAGGAGCAGTGAGCTGTGGGTCGGTTCGTGCCTTAAAAATGGACTTTATTacgcttttatttattataatctcGCTGTCTGCCTGCAGCGCCCAGGTGCCTGTAGTCCTGTGGAGCAGTGAAGG GCACAGTTTGTCAGCCCTGTCTGCACCAGCAGCCGGTGAGATCGTCTCCGGTGGGAAGTTGGCGTCTTATCTGAAATCTGCTCTGAAAACCTCCCCCCACACTGTGGTGCTCTTTCTTCAGGACCAG TTAAGCATTGATGATTTCACTGTATATGGTGGTGTGTTTGGGAACAAGCAAGACAGCGTCTTCAAAAACGTGGAGGTAA CATTAGAGGCGTCTTCACACCTGGTAGTGCCTGCTGTGGCCTGGTCTGCCGCTGGTTCAGTGCAGGAGCTCTTTCAGGAGGTGCTTGGGGTTGCAGGGCTCCATGTTGATTCAGCAGAACTCGCCCAGCTTCAGCTGAGCTCATCACAGCCTTCTCTCCTGGTTCTGAGCCTCCCCTATGCCTCTGG CCCTGAGTCAAAGGAGTTTCTTAGAAAAAATG ATGAGACCATTGGGGATGCCTTGACTTTACTGAAGGCTCAGAAAGTGCCTTACACTGCTGTTTACACAGGCCTGAGACCTTCCCAT GTGACCGAGGAGGCCCACATGGCTGAAGGGTTTGGGGGACGCTCGCTCCTACAGACCCCAGAACCAGCCGTGAAGGAGCCAGTTATGTTTAACAGCACCGGTGGGCCGTGCATTCTGTTCTGGGCTGATGCTCTGAACGTCAGCTTTGAGAAAGGAGCCTTTTTTGACCTGGCCCCATTAACTTTCAACAAATCCGTTACCCTGGATGGCTCTTTCTGTAACGAATCTACGTCCAG ACTTGTCTTTAATTACAAAGATGTTATGGGTTATCCGACCTTCCAACTGAT CTTCAGCATGAGTAAGATCTTCTTCCCCGTTTCCGCTCGTAACTGGATGGTAATGGAGCACGTTGAGCTGAACTATAACGGACAGAGGGCCCTCTTTAACGCCAGCCGTGGCGTCTACACTCCTGCTGAGTATTCCTTCCACTGCCAGAGAGTGAGCAGCGTTGAGAGCCCGCTCCTGGTGCCCAACTCTACTTTGGACAACGCCACCAAGTGGACGATAATGTTCACAAACTTCCAG ATCCAGAGCTTCAACGTGACGCAGAATTTCGCGTACGCCAGCGACTGTGCGAGCTTCTTCACCCCGGGTATCTGGATGGGGTTGCTGACCACCCTGCTCATGTTGCTCATCCTCACCTACGGCCTGCACATGATTATGCAGGTGCGCACCATGGACCGCTTCGATGACCCTAAAGGCCCGGCGATTTCAGTGCCTCAAAACGAGTAA
- the atp6ap1b gene encoding V-type proton ATPase subunit S1b isoform X1, translating to MTEEGAVSCGSVRALKMDFITLLFIIISLSACSAQVPVVLWSSEGHSLSALSAPAAGEIVSGGKLASYLKSALKTSPHTVVLFLQDQLSIDDFTVYGGVFGNKQDSVFKNVEAALEASSHLVVPAVAWSAAGSVQELFQEVLGVAGLHVDSAELAQLQLSSSQPSLLVLSLPYASGPESKEFLRKNDETIGDALTLLKAQKVPYTAVYTGLRPSHVTEEAHMAEGFGGRSLLQTPEPAVKEPVMFNSTGGPCILFWADALNVSFEKGAFFDLAPLTFNKSVTLDGSFCNESTSRLVFNYKDVMGYPTFQLIFSMSKIFFPVSARNWMVMEHVELNYNGQRALFNASRGVYTPAEYSFHCQRVSSVESPLLVPNSTLDNATKWTIMFTNFQIQSFNVTQNFAYASDCASFFTPGIWMGLLTTLLMLLILTYGLHMIMQVRTMDRFDDPKGPAISVPQNE from the exons ATGACGGAAGAAGGAGCAGTGAGCTGTGGGTCGGTTCGTGCCTTAAAAATGGACTTTATTacgcttttatttattataatctcGCTGTCTGCCTGCAGCGCCCAGGTGCCTGTAGTCCTGTGGAGCAGTGAAGG GCACAGTTTGTCAGCCCTGTCTGCACCAGCAGCCGGTGAGATCGTCTCCGGTGGGAAGTTGGCGTCTTATCTGAAATCTGCTCTGAAAACCTCCCCCCACACTGTGGTGCTCTTTCTTCAGGACCAG TTAAGCATTGATGATTTCACTGTATATGGTGGTGTGTTTGGGAACAAGCAAGACAGCGTCTTCAAAAACGTGGAG GCAGCATTAGAGGCGTCTTCACACCTGGTAGTGCCTGCTGTGGCCTGGTCTGCCGCTGGTTCAGTGCAGGAGCTCTTTCAGGAGGTGCTTGGGGTTGCAGGGCTCCATGTTGATTCAGCAGAACTCGCCCAGCTTCAGCTGAGCTCATCACAGCCTTCTCTCCTGGTTCTGAGCCTCCCCTATGCCTCTGG CCCTGAGTCAAAGGAGTTTCTTAGAAAAAATG ATGAGACCATTGGGGATGCCTTGACTTTACTGAAGGCTCAGAAAGTGCCTTACACTGCTGTTTACACAGGCCTGAGACCTTCCCAT GTGACCGAGGAGGCCCACATGGCTGAAGGGTTTGGGGGACGCTCGCTCCTACAGACCCCAGAACCAGCCGTGAAGGAGCCAGTTATGTTTAACAGCACCGGTGGGCCGTGCATTCTGTTCTGGGCTGATGCTCTGAACGTCAGCTTTGAGAAAGGAGCCTTTTTTGACCTGGCCCCATTAACTTTCAACAAATCCGTTACCCTGGATGGCTCTTTCTGTAACGAATCTACGTCCAG ACTTGTCTTTAATTACAAAGATGTTATGGGTTATCCGACCTTCCAACTGAT CTTCAGCATGAGTAAGATCTTCTTCCCCGTTTCCGCTCGTAACTGGATGGTAATGGAGCACGTTGAGCTGAACTATAACGGACAGAGGGCCCTCTTTAACGCCAGCCGTGGCGTCTACACTCCTGCTGAGTATTCCTTCCACTGCCAGAGAGTGAGCAGCGTTGAGAGCCCGCTCCTGGTGCCCAACTCTACTTTGGACAACGCCACCAAGTGGACGATAATGTTCACAAACTTCCAG ATCCAGAGCTTCAACGTGACGCAGAATTTCGCGTACGCCAGCGACTGTGCGAGCTTCTTCACCCCGGGTATCTGGATGGGGTTGCTGACCACCCTGCTCATGTTGCTCATCCTCACCTACGGCCTGCACATGATTATGCAGGTGCGCACCATGGACCGCTTCGATGACCCTAAAGGCCCGGCGATTTCAGTGCCTCAAAACGAGTAA
- the gdi1 gene encoding rab GDP dissociation inhibitor alpha, translated as MDEEYDVIVLGTGLTECILSGIMSVNGKKVLHMDRNPYYGGESSSITPLEELYKRFELSDGPAESMGRGRDWNVDLIPKFLMANGQLVKMLLYTEVTRYLDFKVVEGSFVYKGGKIYKVPSTETEALASNLMGMFEKRRFRKFLVFVANFDENDPKTFEGVDPKQTTMGEVYKKFDLGQDVIDFTGHALALYRTDDYLEQPCLETINRIKLYSESLARYGKSPYLYPLYGLGELPQGFARLSAIYGGTYMLNKPVDEIVMEGGHVIGVKSEGEIARCKQLICDPSYIPDRVRKAGQVIRVICILSHPIKNTNDANSCQIIIPQNQVNRKSDIYVCMISYAHNVAAQGKYIAIVSTTVETAEPEAEIEPALELLEPIDQKFVAISDMYEPTDDGSDSQVFASRSYDATTHFETTCNDIKDIYKRMTGSDFDFENMKRKQNDVFGEDEQ; from the exons ATGGATGAGGAGTATGATGTGATCGTGCTGGGAACCGGACTCACA GAATGTATTCTCTCTGGGATCATGTCGGTGAATGGGAAGAAAGTTCTGCACATGGACAGGAACCCGTATTACGGAGGAGAAAGTTCTTCCATCACCCCTCTGGAGGAG ctgtaTAAGCGGTTCGAGCTTTCGGACGGACCTGCAGAGTCGATGGGACGGGGCAGAGACTGGAACGTGGACCTCATCCCTAAATTTCTCATGGCCAATG GGCAGTTAGTTAAGATGCTGTTATATACAGAGGTGACCAGATATCTGGATTTTAAAGTGGTGGAGGGAAGCTTTGTGTATAAAGGTGGAAAGATCTATAAAGTGCCCTCGACGGAGACAGAGGCCCTGGCTTCaa atttaatGGGGATGTTTGAGAAGAGACGTTTCCGGAAATTCTTAGTTTTTGTGGCCAACTTTGACGAGAATGACCCGAAGACGTTTGAGGGTGTTGATCCCAAACAGACGACGATGGGGGAAGTGTACAAGAAGTTTGATCTGGGGCAGGATGTTATAGATTTTACTGGACACGCCCTGGCCCTCTACAGGACGGATGA TTACCTCGAGCAGCCGTGCCTGGAGACCATCAACCGGATCAAGCTGTACAGCGAGTCACTGGCTCGTTATGGGAAAAGCCCGTACCTGTACCCGTTATACGGCCTGGGGGAACTGCCTCAGGGCTTCGCCAG GCTAAGTGCAATTTATGGAGGAACCTACATGCTGAACAAACCAGTGGATGAGATAGTGATGGAGGGCGGCCATGTTATTGGAGTGAAATCGGAAGGAGAG atTGCTCGGTGCAAGCAGCTCATCTGCGACCCCAGCTACATTCCTGACCGCGTGCGCAAAGCAGGCCAGGTGATCCGGGTCATCTGCATCCTCAGCCACCCCATAAAAAACACCAACGATGCCAACTCCTGCCAGATCATCATTCCCCAGAACCAGGTTAACCGCAAGTCAG ATATCTACGTGTGTATGATTTCCTATGCCCATAACGTGGCGGCGCAGGGAAAGTACATCGCCATCGTGAGCACCACTGTGGAAACTGCAGAGCCTGAAGCTGAGATTGAGCCTGCTCTGGAGCTCCTCGAGCCCATTGACCAAAa GTTCGTGGCGATCAGTGACATGTATGAGCCAACAGATGATGGTTCAGACAGTCAG GTTTTCGCCTCACGATCCTACGACGCCACCACTCACTTCGAGACGACCTGCAACGACATCAAGGACATCTACAAGCGCATGACGGGCAGCGACTTTGACTTCGAGAACATGAAACGCAAACAGAACGACGTGTTCGGGGAGGACGAGCAGTGA